From Acidithiobacillus sp., the proteins below share one genomic window:
- the rph gene encoding ribonuclease PH, producing MTRPSGRSADALRPVQVTRNFTKHAEGSVLIACGDTKVLCTASVEEKVPPFLRGAGKGWVTAEYSMLPRATRERVARESAKGRIGGRTHEIQRLIGRSLRAAVDLQALGERTIWVDCDVLQADGGTRTASITGACLAVADALQHLRATGRIQNSPLRDWVAAVSVGIYQGQAVLDLDYAEDSNADVDMNVVMTGAGAFVEVQGTAEGAVFSAEQMAEMLGLARKGVAELVARQHRECPEARS from the coding sequence ATGACACGTCCCAGTGGAAGAAGTGCTGACGCCTTGCGTCCGGTACAAGTCACCCGCAATTTTACCAAACATGCCGAGGGCTCGGTGCTAATAGCCTGCGGCGACACCAAAGTGCTGTGCACCGCCAGCGTCGAAGAAAAGGTGCCGCCCTTCCTGCGCGGCGCGGGCAAGGGCTGGGTGACTGCAGAATATAGTATGTTACCACGCGCAACCCGGGAGCGGGTCGCACGGGAGTCCGCTAAGGGACGCATCGGCGGACGCACCCACGAAATTCAACGTCTCATCGGCCGTAGCCTGCGTGCCGCCGTAGATTTGCAGGCCTTAGGCGAACGCACCATCTGGGTGGATTGTGATGTGCTTCAGGCCGATGGCGGTACCCGCACCGCGAGTATCACCGGCGCTTGTCTGGCGGTGGCCGATGCTCTGCAGCATCTGCGCGCGACGGGGCGGATTCAGAATAGTCCATTGCGGGACTGGGTGGCGGCTGTTTCGGTGGGGATATACCAGGGACAGGCGGTGCTGGATCTCGACTATGCCGAAGACAGCAATGCCGATGTGGATATGAATGTGGTGATGACCGGTGCAGGCGCATTTGTAGAAGTGCAGGGTACTGCTGAGGGCGCGGTATTCAGTGCGGAACAAATGGCGGAAATGCTGGGGCTGGCGCGCAAAGGGGTCGCTGAGTTGGTGGCGCGTCAGCATCGGGAGTGTCCGGAAGCCCGTTCATGA
- the rdgB gene encoding RdgB/HAM1 family non-canonical purine NTP pyrophosphatase has protein sequence MTPLLLATGNVGKVRELQPLLAAHGFAVVSQAELGISSIAETGATFVENALLKARHAASESGMAALAEDSGLCVPYLQGAPGLYSARYAGPEASDAANNTKLLTMLAEARGEARAAYYVACMVFLESAADPSPLVAQGFWRGAIGEHPAGDGGFGYDPLFWPAGGLRSAAQRGLEEKNECSHRAVALRRLIELLTERQTPQPLSLSN, from the coding sequence ATGACGCCCTTGCTGCTGGCCACGGGCAATGTCGGCAAAGTGCGTGAACTGCAACCGTTGCTCGCCGCCCATGGCTTTGCAGTGGTCAGTCAAGCGGAACTGGGTATTTCCAGTATTGCAGAAACCGGGGCCACCTTTGTTGAAAATGCCTTGCTTAAGGCACGTCACGCCGCTTCAGAAAGTGGTATGGCGGCGCTCGCCGAAGATTCCGGGCTTTGTGTGCCCTATCTGCAGGGGGCGCCCGGCCTTTACTCCGCACGCTATGCTGGCCCAGAGGCCAGTGACGCCGCCAACAATACCAAGTTGCTGACGATGCTGGCAGAGGCGCGGGGAGAGGCCCGTGCTGCTTATTATGTGGCTTGCATGGTCTTTTTGGAATCCGCGGCTGACCCCTCGCCTCTGGTGGCCCAGGGCTTCTGGCGGGGAGCTATTGGTGAGCATCCTGCCGGTGACGGCGGGTTTGGTTACGACCCCCTATTTTGGCCAGCGGGCGGGCTACGCAGTGCAGCGCAGCGTGGTCTGGAAGAAAAAAATGAGTGCAGCCATCGTGCGGTGGCGCTACGCAGACTGATAGAACTACTGACGGAACGTCAGACCCCCCAGCCACTATCACTCAGTAACTGA
- a CDS encoding sigma-70 family RNA polymerase sigma factor → MYTEARELMDSDIPDMGPAIDPPPLDDFIDDENSGPFLSQKQELQLIHRLRQGDECARTTLISAHMPLVRAVARGYRNKGLSQEDLLQEGYMGLLRAADRFREGLGTRFSSYATWWIREAMQRALIRSRFIRLPDYLAKSLHAYMQRGEEEDSSTDVRREQRREALGVRESTMRALDFADIRVFSLDEELSDGPSRIEQVAGDISGPDSEYDRDAICKALRGHLTELNEKQREVMVFRYGMHGDAPMTLEAVAERMGVSREAVRQLQVRALTRLRQLLSDSGWGV, encoded by the coding sequence ATGTATACTGAAGCTAGAGAGCTCATGGATTCAGACATTCCTGATATGGGGCCCGCCATTGATCCACCGCCTCTTGATGATTTTATAGATGACGAGAACAGTGGACCGTTTCTCAGCCAGAAGCAGGAGCTGCAACTCATTCATCGCCTGCGCCAGGGCGACGAATGCGCTCGCACCACCCTCATCTCTGCCCACATGCCGTTGGTGAGGGCGGTCGCCCGCGGTTATCGCAACAAAGGGCTCAGTCAGGAGGACCTCCTTCAGGAGGGTTATATGGGCCTGTTGCGAGCCGCCGATCGATTTCGGGAAGGGCTCGGGACACGTTTTTCCAGCTACGCGACCTGGTGGATTCGCGAGGCCATGCAACGGGCGCTCATCCGCTCCCGCTTCATACGTCTGCCTGACTATCTTGCCAAGTCCCTGCACGCTTATATGCAGCGCGGAGAGGAAGAAGATAGCAGCACCGATGTGCGCCGGGAGCAGCGTCGCGAAGCGCTTGGGGTACGCGAGAGTACCATGCGCGCCCTGGATTTCGCCGACATTCGTGTCTTCTCTCTCGACGAAGAATTGTCCGATGGGCCAAGCCGTATCGAACAAGTGGCCGGTGACATTTCTGGTCCTGATAGCGAGTACGACCGCGACGCCATCTGCAAAGCGCTGCGTGGGCATCTGACAGAACTTAACGAAAAGCAACGGGAAGTCATGGTGTTTCGCTACGGCATGCATGGCGATGCGCCCATGACCCTGGAGGCCGTCGCCGAGCGGATGGGTGTCAGTCGCGAGGCAGTAAGGCAACTGCAGGTACGGGCCCTGACTCGCCTGCGTCAGTTACTGAGTGATAGTGGCTGGGGGGTCTGA